In Longimicrobium terrae, the genomic window CCGTCGTCGTCCCACCCTTCCTCGCCGCCCTCGCTCTCCTCCTCAAGCCGGGCGACGAACACCTCGTCCAGATCGAGATCCTCATCGACCGCAGGGCGAGCCATGACAATGGGCATTCCGAGTCTCCTGTTAGGACGGTAATTCTGCCTGGGCTGCCGCCAGGCGCAGCAGCAAGATGACGACCAGCCTCGTTCGGCCCGAAAGTACAACGGGCGAAAAGGATGTCAAGGGTTTTGCGCGCCGCCCGCCGGCCGCCACAGATGGCGCACGGAACGGCGCGTCGCCGCGGCTTCGGCGTCCCCGCCCCGCCGCGTCCGCGCGCTTCGGCGGCCCCGGGTGGACGGGCGGATCGCAACACCGTTTCACGCGGAGGACGCGGGGGTGGCGGAGGGGCGCGGGGGGACGGCCGCCGGCTTCGGGATCGGCTCCCGGACAGCTGCGTGGCCGCGGGCTTCGCAAACTGCACTCACGCGGAGGTCGCGGGGGTTCGCGGAGGTCGCGGGGGAGATCGAGGGACGGGGTAAACTCCGCCCGGAGCCGGTCGGGACGCGTGGAGGGCGAGCACCGCGTGAGGGATGCGCGCCCGGAGGGCCGAGAACGCGGTTCGCGCGCGCCCCGGCCTTCCACCGGGTCCGGACCGTGGCGCGAACCGGGGGCTCGGCGCCGTTGGCAACAGCTGTATCGTTGCCTACGGCGCGCGCAGCCCGGCCCGGAGCGCAGCGCAGGGACACGCCCAAACCGCCTTTCCAATCCGTCCAGACCCGTCTCCCCATCGTCCAGAACCGCGCAAACGAAAGCCGCCCTCCCCGGACTTCCGGAGAGGGCGGCTCGTCACATCTGAACCAGCGGCGGGTCAGGCCGAGGCGCGCGAAGCCTTCTTGCGGTCGCTGGCGTTCAGCAGGCGCTTGCGCAGGCGAATGCTCTTGGGCGTCACCTCGATCAGCTCGTCGTCGGCGATGTAGCCCATCGCGTCCTCGAGCGTCATCAGGCGAGGCGGCTCCAGCAGAATATTGTCGTCGCTGCCGGAGGCGCGCATGTTCGTGAGCTTCTTGCCCTTGATCACGTTCACCTCCATGTCGCCCTGGCGCGAGTTCTCGCCCACGACCATCCCCTCGTACACCGGCACGCCGGCGTCGATGAAGAAGGTGCTGCGCTCCTGCAGGTTGCCCAGCGAGAACGCCACGCTCTCACCCGTAAGCATGCTCACCAGCACGCCGCGGCTGCGGGTGCTCAGCGTGCCCACGTACGGGCCGTATTCCATGAACTGGTGGTGCAGAATTCCCTCGCCGCGCGTGTCGGTAAGGAACTCCGAGCGGTAGCCGAACAGGCCGCGCGCCGGCATGCGGTACACCAGGCGCGTAAGCCCGCCGCCCGGGTTCTGCATCTCGCGCATTTCGCCGCGGCGCTGCCCCAGCTTCTCGATCACCGGCCCCATCAGCTTCTCGGGGACGTCGATGGTCACTTCCTCGTACGGCTCCTGAAGCTGCCCGTCCGGACCCTTCTTGAGAATCACGCGCGGGCGCGACACGGCAAACTCGTACCCCTCGCGGCGCATCGTCTCCATCAGGATGCCCAGGTGCAGCTCGCCGCGGCCGCTCACCGTCATGGTGTCGGGCGACTCCGTCTCTTCCACCCGCAGCGCCACGTTGCTTTCCAGCTCGCGCATCAGGCGGTCGCGAACCTGGCGGCTGGTGACGTACTTGCCTTCCTTGCCGGCGAACGGCGAGTTGTTCACCATGATGTCCACCGACACGGTCGGCTCTTCCACCGCGATGCCTTCCAGCGCCTCGGGGGCGTCCGGATCGCAGGCGGTGCTGCCGATGTCCA contains:
- the typA gene encoding translational GTPase TypA, whose protein sequence is MSIRNIAIIAHVDHGKTTLVDHMLRQAGTFRENQQVAERVMDSNPLERERGITILAKNLSVRWKDTKINIVDTPGHSDFGGEVERILRMVDGVILLVDAAEGPMPQTRFVTRKALELGLQPIVIINKIDRGDADPHRVHDEVLELFMELEAKDYQLDCPFLYAVGREGVAMQNPEDERINLTPLFDSIVATIPEPLGQPEGPFQMLVSTIDYSPYLGRLAIGRIERGVARVGESVVLLGHGHEGDIPASARMRISKLFTFDGLAREEVESASAGDIVALAGLSDVDIGSTACDPDAPEALEGIAVEEPTVSVDIMVNNSPFAGKEGKYVTSRQVRDRLMRELESNVALRVEETESPDTMTVSGRGELHLGILMETMRREGYEFAVSRPRVILKKGPDGQLQEPYEEVTIDVPEKLMGPVIEKLGQRRGEMREMQNPGGGLTRLVYRMPARGLFGYRSEFLTDTRGEGILHHQFMEYGPYVGTLSTRSRGVLVSMLTGESVAFSLGNLQERSTFFIDAGVPVYEGMVVGENSRQGDMEVNVIKGKKLTNMRASGSDDNILLEPPRLMTLEDAMGYIADDELIEVTPKSIRLRKRLLNASDRKKASRASA